Proteins found in one Campylobacter lari genomic segment:
- the rpmB gene encoding 50S ribosomal protein L28, translating into MSRICQITGKGPMVGNNVSHANNKTKRRFLPNLRTVRITLEDGTTRKVRVAASTLRTLKKQSSK; encoded by the coding sequence ATGTCAAGAATTTGCCAAATTACAGGAAAAGGACCTATGGTAGGTAACAATGTTAGCCATGCTAACAATAAAACAAAAAGACGCTTTTTGCCAAATTTAAGAACAGTTCGTATCACTTTAGAAGATGGAACCACTAGAAAAGTTAGAGTAGCTGCCTCAACTTTAAGAACACTTAAAAAACAAAGCAGTAAATAA
- the nrfH gene encoding cytochrome c nitrite reductase small subunit, which yields MKKANSKLFAVFLFLLVILAGVGMYTFHNAKGTSYFSDASESCNNCHIMNEVYNDYLKASHSKEVDGKPRATCNDCHLPHSFFEKWIAKAQSGLGHAYAFTFKLDSLPTHLSANAKSKEIVQNNCIECHKEIASNTINPTLDPHKDNALSCVSCHQGVGHKRGF from the coding sequence TTGAAAAAAGCAAACTCAAAACTTTTTGCTGTTTTCCTCTTCTTACTTGTAATTTTAGCAGGCGTGGGAATGTATACTTTCCATAATGCTAAAGGCACTTCTTATTTTAGTGATGCTAGTGAAAGCTGCAATAATTGTCACATTATGAACGAGGTTTATAATGATTATTTAAAAGCTTCACACTCTAAAGAAGTTGATGGTAAACCAAGAGCAACTTGTAATGATTGTCATTTACCACATAGCTTTTTTGAAAAATGGATTGCTAAAGCTCAAAGTGGCTTAGGACATGCTTATGCATTTACTTTTAAACTTGATTCTTTGCCTACGCATTTGAGTGCAAATGCAAAAAGTAAAGAAATAGTCCAAAATAACTGCATAGAATGCCACAAAGAAATTGCGAGTAACACTATCAACCCTACTCTAGATCCACATAAAGATAATGCTTTAAGTTGTGTGTCTTGTCATCAAGGTGTTGGCCATAAGAGAGGATTTTAA
- a CDS encoding YdcH family protein, producing the protein MLHEYRDLITELKGKDKHFDKLFEEHNELDHKIKDAEEGRIHLDSLEIANLKKEKLKLKDELNTYLSKYKK; encoded by the coding sequence ATGTTACATGAATATAGAGATTTAATCACTGAGTTAAAGGGCAAAGACAAGCACTTTGATAAATTATTTGAAGAACATAATGAATTAGATCATAAAATTAAAGATGCAGAAGAAGGTAGAATTCACCTAGATAGCCTTGAAATAGCAAATTTGAAAAAAGAAAAATTAAAATTAAAAGATGAGTTAAATACTTACTTATCAAAATATAAAAAATAA
- a CDS encoding RNA degradosome polyphosphate kinase — protein sequence MQIQPSMYINRELSWLAFNSRVLDQCSKDLPLLEKLKFIAIYCTNLDEFYMIRVAGLKQLFVAGISTASNDEMTPLAQLKAIRNYLHEEKYVVEQYFTKITQDLEKENLFIRSYEELDEDLKQQCNEHFFSNIFPVIVPIAVDATHPFPHLNNLSFSLAVKLCDPMHPELLKFGMIRIPRVLPRFYQVSSNIYVPIESIVRHHTEHIFPGYKLLSSAAFRVTRNADMEIEEEEADDFMLILEQGLKLRRKGAFIRLQIEKGADEQLIEFLSSHMNIFHKDIYEYSILLNLPSLWQIISNKEFTHLLNPVYTPKILPPFGDNVSIFSAIDKQDILAIQPYESFEPVYQFIKEASKDPKVVSIRMTLYRVEKNSNIVQALIDAASDGKQVTVMVELKARFDEENNLHWAKSLENAGAHVIYGITGFKVHAKVAQVIRKEGEKLKIYNHLSTGNYNASSAKIYTDASYFTSKEEYSQDTTTFFHILSGYSKSRRLKTLSMSPKQIKERILDMIATEASHGKEGVIIAKMNALVDGDVIKALYEASNKGVKIDLIVRGICCLRPGVKGYSENIKVRSIVGKYLEHARILYFKHTEPNYFISSADWMPRNLERRLELMTPIFDEHSRAKLAQILKLQLSDNDLAYELDSEGRYRKVALNEAEKINNSQQILEEYISRIFNTLKKDTDHSRAAHLATKLFRDS from the coding sequence ATGCAAATTCAACCATCAATGTATATTAATAGAGAACTTTCTTGGCTTGCATTTAACTCCCGTGTTTTAGATCAATGTTCCAAAGATCTTCCTTTGCTCGAAAAACTTAAATTTATTGCTATATACTGTACAAATTTAGATGAGTTTTATATGATAAGAGTGGCTGGATTAAAACAGCTTTTTGTAGCAGGGATAAGCACGGCAAGTAATGATGAAATGACCCCACTTGCGCAACTTAAAGCCATTAGAAATTATTTACACGAAGAAAAATATGTAGTAGAGCAGTATTTTACTAAAATAACTCAAGATTTAGAAAAAGAAAATTTATTTATTCGCTCTTATGAAGAACTTGATGAGGACTTAAAGCAGCAATGTAATGAGCATTTTTTTTCTAATATTTTTCCTGTGATAGTGCCTATTGCGGTTGATGCAACCCATCCTTTTCCGCATTTAAATAATCTTTCGTTTTCTTTGGCGGTAAAGCTTTGTGATCCTATGCATCCTGAACTTTTAAAATTTGGTATGATACGCATACCTAGGGTTTTACCAAGATTTTACCAAGTAAGTTCGAATATTTATGTGCCTATAGAAAGCATAGTACGTCATCATACAGAGCATATTTTTCCTGGCTATAAGCTTTTATCTTCTGCTGCTTTTAGGGTAACTAGAAACGCAGATATGGAAATAGAAGAAGAAGAGGCTGATGATTTTATGTTGATTTTGGAGCAGGGTTTAAAGCTTCGTAGAAAAGGTGCTTTTATACGCTTACAAATAGAAAAAGGCGCAGATGAGCAGTTGATCGAATTTTTAAGCTCTCATATGAATATTTTTCATAAAGACATTTACGAATACAGTATACTTTTAAATTTACCATCATTGTGGCAAATCATTTCTAATAAAGAATTTACACACTTACTAAACCCTGTATATACACCAAAGATTTTACCGCCTTTTGGAGATAATGTGTCTATTTTTAGCGCAATTGATAAACAAGATATATTGGCTATACAGCCTTATGAGAGTTTTGAGCCTGTGTATCAATTTATCAAAGAAGCAAGTAAGGATCCTAAGGTTGTTTCTATAAGAATGACTCTTTATAGGGTAGAAAAAAATTCAAACATAGTTCAAGCTTTAATTGACGCAGCCAGTGATGGTAAGCAAGTGACTGTAATGGTAGAGTTAAAAGCACGTTTTGATGAAGAAAATAACTTACACTGGGCAAAATCATTAGAAAATGCAGGAGCTCATGTAATATATGGCATTACAGGTTTTAAAGTGCATGCAAAAGTAGCTCAAGTGATTAGAAAAGAAGGGGAAAAATTAAAAATTTACAATCATTTAAGTACGGGTAATTATAATGCAAGTTCGGCTAAAATATATACTGATGCGAGTTATTTTACTTCTAAAGAAGAATACTCTCAAGATACCACAACTTTTTTTCATATACTTTCAGGATATAGTAAAAGTCGCCGTTTAAAAACTTTATCAATGAGCCCAAAGCAAATCAAAGAACGAATTTTAGATATGATAGCTACTGAAGCAAGTCATGGAAAAGAAGGGGTAATCATAGCTAAAATGAATGCTTTGGTAGATGGTGATGTGATTAAAGCTTTATATGAGGCTTCAAATAAAGGTGTTAAAATAGATCTTATTGTGCGTGGAATTTGTTGTTTAAGGCCTGGTGTAAAAGGGTATAGTGAAAATATAAAAGTTAGAAGCATAGTAGGAAAATATTTAGAGCATGCTAGAATTTTATATTTTAAACACACTGAACCAAATTATTTTATTTCAAGCGCTGATTGGATGCCAAGAAATTTAGAAAGAAGATTAGAATTAATGACTCCTATTTTTGATGAGCATTCACGTGCAAAGTTAGCTCAAATTTTAAAATTACAATTAAGCGATAATGATTTGGCTTATGAGTTAGATAGCGAAGGAAGATATCGCAAGGTTGCTTTAAATGAAGCAGAAAAAATTAATAATTCTCAGCAAATCTTAGAAGAATATATTAGTAGAATTTTCAATACCTTGAAAAAAGATACTGATCATAGTAGAGCAGCGCATTTAGCAACGAAACTTTTTAGAGATAGCTAA
- a CDS encoding NUDIX domain-containing protein, with product MKNLQEEQFSNSKYIKPKRYTYIGKDNKKYTWDFIEALDSVSIFLYHTQKDSFVFVKQFRIPLWDYHKRNNLHLDEIGFSIELCSGLVDKKLSLEEIAKEECIEELGYAPKYIEKIGEFYTGLGSGVSRQFLFYAEISEDDKIGYGGGIEGEDIQAVWIKRKDFEQFSKENPIKTPLLEYAYLWFKGKN from the coding sequence ATGAAAAATTTACAAGAAGAGCAATTTTCTAACTCAAAATATATTAAACCAAAAAGATATACTTATATAGGCAAGGATAATAAAAAATATACTTGGGATTTTATAGAAGCATTGGATAGTGTTTCTATTTTTTTATATCATACTCAAAAAGATTCTTTTGTTTTTGTAAAACAATTTAGAATCCCCTTGTGGGATTATCATAAACGTAATAATTTGCATTTAGATGAAATAGGATTTAGTATAGAACTTTGCTCAGGACTTGTTGATAAAAAATTGAGTTTGGAGGAAATAGCCAAAGAAGAATGTATAGAGGAACTAGGTTATGCACCTAAATATATAGAAAAAATAGGGGAGTTTTATACAGGTCTTGGCTCAGGTGTTAGCAGGCAGTTTTTATTCTATGCTGAAATTAGTGAAGATGATAAAATTGGCTATGGTGGTGGAATTGAAGGAGAAGATATTCAAGCGGTGTGGATAAAAAGAAAAGATTTTGAGCAATTTTCAAAAGAAAATCCTATTAAGACTCCTTTGCTTGAATATGCGTATTTGTGGTTTAAAGGTAAGAATTAA
- the rpe gene encoding ribulose-phosphate 3-epimerase encodes MYVAPSLLSANFLNLENEIKEVCEAGADLLHIDVMDGHFVPNLTFGPCVIENISKVTSVPLDVHLMVHNVSSFVDLFIPIKPKFISFHAEVENHPIRVCEYIRKNDIHPAIVLNPHTPVSSIEYILEFVDMVLLMSVNPGFGGQNFLPLVYDKIRQLREMIDRKNLKVFIEVDGGVNGLNAPDLDEAGADILVAGSYIFSSQDKKIAINSLKLEF; translated from the coding sequence ATGTATGTAGCACCAAGTTTATTGTCTGCAAATTTTTTAAATTTAGAAAATGAGATTAAAGAAGTGTGTGAAGCAGGAGCTGATTTATTGCATATTGATGTGATGGATGGACATTTTGTACCAAATCTTACTTTTGGTCCTTGTGTGATTGAAAATATTTCTAAAGTTACTTCAGTGCCTTTAGACGTGCATTTAATGGTGCATAATGTAAGTAGCTTTGTGGACTTGTTTATTCCGATAAAGCCAAAATTTATTAGCTTTCATGCAGAGGTTGAAAATCATCCTATTAGGGTATGTGAGTATATAAGAAAAAATGACATTCATCCTGCTATTGTTTTAAATCCACACACCCCAGTTTCAAGCATAGAATATATTTTAGAATTTGTAGATATGGTGCTTTTAATGAGTGTTAATCCAGGCTTTGGTGGACAGAATTTTCTACCGTTAGTATATGATAAAATTCGCCAATTAAGAGAAATGATAGATAGAAAAAATCTAAAAGTTTTTATAGAAGTAGATGGTGGGGTAAATGGCTTAAATGCGCCTGATTTGGATGAAGCGGGAGCTGATATTTTAGTCGCAGGTAGTTATATCTTTTCCTCGCAAGATAAAAAAATAGCAATTAATTCTTTAAAGCTTGAATTTTGA
- a CDS encoding 3'-5' exonuclease, whose protein sequence is MSQQQIDDLIIKLGKENKPFPWVLKELAKIEELNHYDFDLYLFELLGLGVELNAQNCLCLKSKNTKIKDEIFCVVDIESTGGVKSGQILEIGAVKIQNYKEIDRFESFVKVESIPENITELTGISLDMVENAPSLKTVLSDFKLFLKDSIFVAHNVRFDYHFISKAMYENDFGVLLNRRLCTIDLAKKCIESPKYGLDALKEFLCIESKHHRALSDALAASEILKYCLKKIPFYIKTTEELLHFSKQAKNQSKK, encoded by the coding sequence TTGAGTCAACAACAAATTGATGATTTGATCATTAAGCTAGGCAAGGAAAATAAACCTTTTCCTTGGGTTTTAAAAGAGCTTGCAAAAATAGAAGAATTAAATCACTATGATTTTGATTTATATCTTTTTGAGCTTTTAGGACTAGGAGTCGAGCTTAATGCACAAAATTGTTTGTGTTTAAAAAGTAAAAATACAAAAATAAAAGATGAGATTTTTTGTGTTGTAGATATTGAAAGTACCGGTGGAGTAAAAAGTGGTCAAATTTTAGAAATAGGTGCGGTAAAAATTCAAAATTATAAAGAAATTGATAGATTTGAGAGTTTTGTAAAAGTAGAAAGTATACCTGAAAATATTACAGAATTAACAGGGATTAGTTTAGATATGGTAGAAAATGCTCCTTCTTTAAAAACTGTGTTAAGTGATTTTAAGTTGTTTTTAAAAGACAGTATTTTTGTGGCACACAATGTACGTTTTGATTATCATTTTATATCTAAAGCTATGTATGAAAATGATTTTGGAGTGCTTTTAAATAGAAGATTATGTACAATTGATTTAGCTAAAAAATGCATTGAAAGTCCTAAATACGGCCTTGATGCTCTAAAAGAGTTTTTATGTATTGAAAGTAAACATCATAGGGCTTTAAGTGATGCTTTAGCTGCAAGTGAAATTTTAAAATACTGCCTTAAAAAAATTCCTTTTTATATAAAAACCACTGAAGAGTTGTTACATTTTAGCAAGCAAGCTAAAAATCAATCTAAAAAATAA
- the groES gene encoding co-chaperone GroES → MNFQPLGKRILVKRLEEMKTTASGIIIPDNAKEKPLNGEVVAVSKEIEDIKVNDKVMFAKYGGTEIKLDNEEYLVLNVEDVLGIIK, encoded by the coding sequence ATGAATTTTCAACCTCTAGGAAAGCGTATTTTAGTAAAACGCTTAGAAGAAATGAAAACTACTGCTTCTGGGATTATTATACCAGATAATGCTAAAGAAAAACCACTAAATGGTGAAGTTGTTGCAGTAAGCAAAGAAATAGAAGATATTAAAGTAAATGATAAAGTAATGTTTGCAAAATACGGTGGGACTGAAATTAAACTTGATAATGAAGAGTATTTAGTTCTTAATGTCGAAGATGTTTTAGGGATTATTAAATAA
- a CDS encoding potassium channel family protein: MSFLKKLQKFLNWSPSPKPSINLNDELYEQLKFLRIPLIAVVMMTLIGAFGYMLTSNYNLNDAIYQAGMTFTTLGYTEVNPIPTAGRIFTVVYVLLTFTIFTFCMGLVIEIVKKGVLSKIIKERRMLHKVARLKNHFVICYHNDFTIELAQQFRENHIPFVVVDEIENFSEIAEKYNYPYYIESAPHTNTAFLKANLSSAKGVITLSDNIADNIAIIASVRLFEKELQRINPYFILASSSNEDETEKLKKLGANSIVSAAKLVAQRLSAMSARPDMENLLENYLYKKNSPIDLEEIKIPDESWVRFKRLKEIHLRDMANVSIVGIIENKKFTPMPRGDTLISTGAKLLLVGTADSIKIAKKIIKNKQKPDELKYI; encoded by the coding sequence ATGTCTTTTTTGAAAAAGCTACAGAAATTCCTCAACTGGTCCCCTTCTCCAAAACCTTCGATTAATCTTAACGACGAGCTTTACGAGCAGCTTAAATTTTTAAGAATCCCTCTTATTGCTGTTGTAATGATGACATTAATTGGAGCTTTTGGTTATATGCTCACAAGCAATTACAACCTTAACGATGCTATTTATCAAGCTGGCATGACTTTTACCACTTTAGGTTATACTGAAGTCAACCCCATACCAACAGCAGGTAGAATTTTTACTGTTGTATATGTATTATTGACTTTTACAATATTTACTTTTTGCATGGGTTTGGTAATAGAAATAGTAAAAAAAGGTGTTTTGTCTAAGATTATCAAGGAAAGAAGAATGCTTCATAAAGTTGCAAGATTAAAAAATCATTTTGTAATATGCTATCATAATGATTTTACGATTGAATTAGCACAGCAATTTAGAGAAAATCACATTCCTTTTGTTGTAGTTGATGAAATTGAAAATTTCAGCGAAATAGCTGAAAAATACAACTATCCTTACTATATAGAAAGCGCGCCTCATACTAATACAGCTTTTTTAAAAGCCAATCTTTCTAGCGCAAAAGGTGTAATAACTCTCAGTGACAACATAGCGGATAATATAGCTATCATTGCTTCAGTAAGACTATTTGAAAAGGAATTACAAAGAATCAATCCTTATTTTATATTAGCTAGTTCAAGCAACGAAGATGAAACCGAAAAACTCAAAAAGCTTGGAGCTAACTCTATAGTTTCTGCTGCAAAATTAGTCGCGCAAAGACTTAGCGCTATGTCAGCAAGACCAGATATGGAAAATTTATTAGAAAATTATCTTTACAAAAAAAATAGCCCTATTGATTTAGAAGAAATAAAAATACCTGATGAATCATGGGTGAGATTTAAAAGATTAAAAGAAATTCACTTAAGAGATATGGCAAATGTGAGTATAGTAGGAATTATAGAAAATAAAAAATTCACTCCCATGCCAAGAGGCGATACTCTAATAAGCACTGGAGCAAAATTATTACTTGTTGGTACAGCTGATAGCATAAAAATAGCTAAAAAAATTATCAAAAATAAACAAAAACCTGATGAGTTAAAATATATTTAA
- the groL gene encoding chaperonin GroEL (60 kDa chaperone family; promotes refolding of misfolded polypeptides especially under stressful conditions; forms two stacked rings of heptamers to form a barrel-shaped 14mer; ends can be capped by GroES; misfolded proteins enter the barrel where they are refolded when GroES binds), producing the protein MAKEIFFSDEARNKLYEGVKKLNDAVKVTMGPRGRNVLIQKSFGAPAITKDGVSVAKEVELKDSLENMGASLVREVASKTADQAGDGTTTATVLAHAIFKEGLRNITAGANPIEVKRGMDKACEAIVAELKKLSREVKDKKEIAQVATISANSDEKIGNLIADAMEKVGKDGVITVEEAKSINDELNVVEGMQFDRGYLSPYFITNTEKMTAELQNPFILLFDKKIANLKDLLPILEQIQKTGKPLLIIAEDIEGEALATLVVNKLRGVLNISAVKAPGFGDRRKAMLEDIAILTGGEVISEELGRTLESASIQDLGQASSVIIDKDNTTIVNGAGEKANINARINQIKAQIAETSSDYDREKLQERLAKLSGGVAVIKVGAATETEMKEKKDRVDDALSATKAAVEEGIVIGGGAALIKAKSKINLNLEGDEAIGAAIVERALRAPLRQIAENAGFDAGVVVNTVENSKEENTGFDAAKGEYVNMLESGIIDPVKVERVALLNAVSVASMLLTTEATISEIKEDKPAMPDMSGMGGMGGMGGMM; encoded by the coding sequence ATGGCAAAAGAAATATTTTTTTCAGATGAAGCAAGAAATAAACTGTATGAAGGCGTTAAAAAACTTAATGATGCAGTAAAAGTTACTATGGGGCCACGTGGTCGTAATGTATTGATCCAAAAAAGTTTTGGTGCTCCTGCTATCACAAAAGATGGTGTGAGTGTGGCTAAAGAAGTAGAATTAAAAGATTCTTTAGAAAATATGGGTGCTTCTTTAGTTAGAGAAGTAGCTAGTAAAACAGCTGATCAAGCAGGTGATGGAACAACAACAGCAACAGTTTTAGCGCATGCTATTTTTAAAGAAGGTTTAAGAAATATTACAGCAGGTGCTAATCCTATCGAAGTTAAAAGAGGTATGGATAAAGCTTGCGAAGCTATAGTGGCTGAGCTTAAAAAACTTTCTCGTGAAGTTAAAGACAAAAAAGAAATTGCTCAAGTTGCGACAATTTCTGCAAATTCAGATGAGAAAATCGGAAATTTAATTGCTGATGCTATGGAAAAAGTCGGAAAAGATGGTGTTATCACTGTTGAAGAAGCAAAATCAATCAATGATGAATTAAATGTAGTTGAAGGTATGCAGTTTGATAGAGGATATTTAAGCCCATATTTCATTACAAATACTGAAAAAATGACAGCTGAATTACAAAATCCATTTATTTTGTTATTTGATAAAAAAATTGCTAACTTAAAAGATTTATTACCAATTTTAGAACAAATTCAAAAAACAGGAAAACCACTTTTAATTATAGCTGAAGATATTGAAGGCGAAGCTTTAGCAACTTTAGTTGTAAATAAATTAAGAGGTGTTTTAAATATTTCAGCAGTTAAAGCTCCTGGCTTTGGCGATAGAAGAAAAGCTATGCTTGAAGATATTGCTATTTTAACAGGTGGTGAAGTGATTTCTGAGGAACTTGGAAGAACTTTAGAGAGTGCTAGTATCCAAGATTTAGGTCAAGCTTCAAGCGTGATTATTGACAAAGATAATACAACTATTGTAAACGGTGCAGGCGAAAAGGCAAATATTAATGCAAGAATTAATCAAATCAAAGCTCAAATTGCTGAAACAAGTTCAGATTATGATAGAGAAAAATTGCAAGAAAGACTTGCTAAATTAAGTGGTGGTGTAGCGGTAATTAAAGTTGGTGCTGCCACTGAAACTGAAATGAAAGAGAAAAAAGATAGGGTTGATGATGCATTAAGTGCTACAAAAGCTGCTGTTGAAGAAGGTATAGTAATAGGTGGTGGTGCTGCATTAATCAAAGCAAAATCAAAAATAAACTTAAATTTAGAAGGTGATGAAGCTATTGGTGCAGCTATTGTAGAAAGAGCTTTAAGAGCACCTTTGAGACAAATTGCTGAAAATGCTGGATTTGATGCTGGTGTAGTTGTGAATACAGTAGAAAATAGCAAAGAAGAAAACACTGGTTTTGATGCTGCAAAAGGTGAATATGTAAATATGCTTGAAAGTGGTATTATCGATCCTGTCAAAGTAGAAAGAGTGGCTTTACTTAATGCAGTTTCGGTAGCTAGCATGCTTTTAACAACTGAAGCTACAATTAGTGAAATTAAAGAAGACAAACCTGCTATGCCTGATATGAGTGGCATGGGCGGTATGGGAGGCATGGGTGGTATGATGTAA
- a CDS encoding CZB domain-containing protein: MISNANSTSSHAKSITSEIFISLAKLDHIAFKLNGYNEIIHTSGKTLADHLSCRLAKWIAGIGKERFSSGRAFGKLNLPHQKVHENINQAIALAHEEDTNNNLVQNQILDKCSNAEKASDDLFEIFKEMLNEKDPNIEHKEEK, encoded by the coding sequence TTGATTTCCAATGCAAATTCTACCAGCTCTCATGCCAAAAGCATTACATCAGAAATATTTATTTCATTAGCTAAATTAGATCATATTGCTTTTAAATTAAATGGATACAATGAAATTATTCATACTTCAGGTAAAACATTAGCAGATCATTTAAGCTGTAGACTTGCAAAATGGATAGCAGGTATAGGTAAAGAAAGATTTTCTAGTGGAAGAGCTTTTGGAAAATTAAATTTACCTCACCAAAAAGTACATGAAAACATCAACCAAGCTATCGCTTTAGCACATGAAGAAGATACAAATAACAATTTAGTTCAAAATCAAATTTTAGATAAATGTTCAAATGCTGAAAAAGCTTCAGATGATTTGTTCGAAATCTTTAAAGAAATGCTTAATGAAAAAGATCCAAACATTGAACACAAAGAAGAAAAATGA
- a CDS encoding ammonia-forming cytochrome c nitrite reductase subunit c552 yields MNNKGILYSAISATIVAIAGVLWLNQDITAKTNDSVGGIISQEIVKLGDENPTFDYWGKNFPDYLDMHTTVEKQAPNATEFGGNLAYSKLIRYPQLTVLWAGYPFSIDANEERGHFWVQVDQMDTARNNKDFLNAHGFAGFGGQPTACMNCHSGWTPWLLNNTAKGDWVAFNSAKYWTMIKTVPAVNGAKENSPEHSGPHGGKRMGVTCADCHNPTDMSLRLTRPALIKALISRGYEADEKQGVKASRSEMRTLVCSQCHVEYYFKPTGTKVKTIGESIANDTSKKWWNGTQKTYDEFDSWRDGNKPIEIEVDGIELAFPWSEWKKGEPFRIEMFDDYYEKNREKFPSDWVHKITKAPMLKIQHPESELYSGGVHAANGVSCADCHMPYIRKGAKKVTNHNITSPLVDINSACKTCHTQSEGYLAKQVKDIQNSVAHDLRTAEYSLVSLIKDVETIRAELGKMPKFQTNGKADDAKISAELKEVLELHRKSQVRADFVGAENSTGFHNPREASRMLLQSVDMSRQGQTKLVEIAAKNGIKDFKTSNLGFEDIQKLNPGEIHYKVDLNGNKAGDRYYKHQEVNGNPPAKLLEDDKNLKPYNYKVID; encoded by the coding sequence ATGAATAACAAAGGCATTTTATATAGTGCTATTAGTGCTACTATAGTAGCTATTGCGGGCGTATTGTGGTTAAATCAAGATATCACAGCCAAAACAAACGATTCAGTAGGTGGGATCATCTCTCAAGAAATTGTAAAACTTGGCGATGAAAACCCTACTTTTGATTATTGGGGAAAGAATTTTCCTGATTATTTAGATATGCACACAACAGTGGAAAAACAAGCACCTAATGCAACAGAATTTGGCGGGAATTTAGCTTATTCAAAACTAATTCGCTATCCACAATTAACTGTTCTTTGGGCTGGCTATCCATTCAGTATTGATGCCAATGAAGAAAGAGGTCACTTTTGGGTCCAAGTAGATCAAATGGATACAGCTAGAAACAATAAAGATTTCTTAAATGCACATGGTTTTGCAGGATTTGGTGGCCAACCAACAGCTTGTATGAATTGTCATAGCGGATGGACCCCTTGGCTTTTAAACAACACTGCAAAAGGTGATTGGGTAGCATTTAACTCTGCAAAATATTGGACTATGATTAAAACAGTTCCTGCAGTAAATGGAGCTAAAGAAAACTCGCCTGAGCACAGCGGACCTCATGGTGGAAAAAGAATGGGTGTAACATGTGCGGATTGCCACAACCCAACAGATATGAGTTTAAGACTTACAAGACCAGCTTTAATAAAAGCATTAATTTCAAGAGGTTATGAAGCAGATGAAAAACAAGGTGTTAAAGCTTCAAGAAGCGAAATGAGAACTTTAGTGTGCTCTCAATGTCACGTTGAATACTACTTCAAACCAACAGGTACCAAAGTAAAAACTATCGGAGAAAGCATAGCTAATGATACTTCTAAAAAATGGTGGAATGGTACTCAAAAAACTTATGATGAATTTGATTCTTGGAGAGATGGTAACAAACCAATTGAAATTGAAGTTGATGGTATAGAGCTAGCATTTCCTTGGAGTGAATGGAAAAAAGGTGAGCCATTTAGAATAGAAATGTTTGATGATTATTATGAGAAAAATAGAGAAAAATTCCCAAGCGATTGGGTTCATAAAATTACCAAAGCACCTATGCTAAAAATTCAACACCCTGAAAGCGAACTTTATAGTGGCGGGGTACATGCTGCAAATGGTGTAAGTTGTGCAGATTGCCATATGCCTTATATTAGAAAAGGTGCAAAGAAAGTTACTAACCACAACATCACTTCACCTTTAGTTGATATCAACTCAGCTTGCAAAACTTGCCATACTCAAAGCGAAGGCTATTTAGCTAAACAAGTAAAAGATATTCAAAATTCAGTAGCTCATGATTTAAGAACAGCTGAATATTCTTTAGTAAGCTTGATTAAAGATGTAGAAACCATTCGCGCAGAGCTTGGAAAAATGCCTAAATTCCAAACTAATGGCAAAGCAGATGATGCTAAAATTTCAGCTGAATTAAAAGAAGTATTAGAACTACATAGAAAATCTCAAGTAAGAGCAGATTTTGTGGGTGCTGAAAACTCAACAGGCTTCCACAATCCTAGAGAAGCTTCAAGAATGCTTTTACAATCAGTTGATATGTCAAGACAAGGACAAACTAAACTGGTAGAAATTGCAGCTAAAAATGGTATTAAAGATTTTAAAACTTCAAATTTAGGTTTTGAAGATATTCAAAAATTAAATCCAGGTGAAATTCATTATAAAGTAGATCTAAACGGCAACAAAGCAGGAGATCGTTACTATAAACATCAAGAGGTAAATGGTAATCCACCAGCAAAACTTCTTGAAGATGATAAAAATCTAAAACCTTATAATTATAAAGTGATAGATTAA